The genomic region TCATTCGCGAGCGGGTGATCGAACCTCTGGATCACACATTTCTGAACCGCGAAATTCCCGAGTTCTTGCGCACTGTACCGACGGCGGAGAACATCGCGCGCTACATATGGGACGCACTCAAAGGTGAACTCGCTCCCGCGCAGTTGCACCGCGTTCGACTGGTCGAAACCAGGAACAACTCTGTCGAGTATTACGAGGATTTGAACGCATGAAGGTGAGCGAAGGTCTGATCGAAGCTCTGATCAAGGAAATCGGCGAAGACCCGACCCGGCAGGGACTCAGGAAAACGCCTGAACGTGTGTCGCGGGCCATCGAATTCCTGACGCAGGGCTACCAGCAGGATCCCCAGGAGATTCTCAATGGGGCGGTTTTCGAAGAGGAATACGACGAGATGTTGCTCGTGAAGGACGTCGATTTCTACAGCTTGTGCGAGCACCACATGCTGCCGTTTTTCGGCCGGGCCCACGTGGCCTATCTGCCGGCCGGGAAGGTCGTGGGATTGTCGAAGATCCCGCGTCTGATCGACATGTATTCTCGTCGGCTCCAGGTCCAGGAGCGCTTGACCAATGACGTGGCCGGGGAGATCGACCGGGTTCTTAGCCCCAGGGGAGTCGCAGTCATCATGGAGGGCCAGCACCTGTGCATGATGATGCGCGGGGTCCAGAAGCAGAACTCCTACACCATCACCAGCGCCATGCTCGGGGAGTTCCAGACGAACTCGAAGACCCGGACCGAACTGATGGCCCTGATCCGAAAGCGACGAGACCTCTGAGGGCCCCCGGGCGAGGGATTTTTCGACGCAACCCGTCGAATCTGCCGGTC from bacterium harbors:
- a CDS encoding 6-carboxytetrahydropterin synthase produces the protein MTIVIRRYYFSAAHVLRRSDWDEDRNRSVYGKCANPAGHGHNYEVFVSVRGDPDPDTGRVVSWERMDNIIRERVIEPLDHTFLNREIPEFLRTVPTAENIARYIWDALKGELAPAQLHRVRLVETRNNSVEYYEDLNA
- the folE gene encoding GTP cyclohydrolase I FolE, whose amino-acid sequence is MKVSEGLIEALIKEIGEDPTRQGLRKTPERVSRAIEFLTQGYQQDPQEILNGAVFEEEYDEMLLVKDVDFYSLCEHHMLPFFGRAHVAYLPAGKVVGLSKIPRLIDMYSRRLQVQERLTNDVAGEIDRVLSPRGVAVIMEGQHLCMMMRGVQKQNSYTITSAMLGEFQTNSKTRTELMALIRKRRDL